The following coding sequences are from one Panicum hallii strain FIL2 chromosome 5, PHallii_v3.1, whole genome shotgun sequence window:
- the LOC112891396 gene encoding alpha-xylosidase 1-like, with the protein MLSFSHSPVLSYLLWCLLLLTLASSNGAVATAKPQVGSGYKLVSLVQLPNGGGLVGCLQVKQRTSTYGPDIPRLRLFVKHETRERVRVQITDADKQRWEVPYNLLPREPAPPVTGDRVTGTPFTAAEYPGEELVFTYGRDPFWFAVHRRSTRQPLFNTSAGALVFKDQYLEVSTALPKDAALYGLGENTQPGGIRLRPNDPYTIYTTDISAINLNTDLYGSHPVYMDLRSLGGRGVAHAVLLLNSNGMDVFYRGTSLTYKVIGGLLDFYFFAGPTPLAVVDQYTSMIGRPAPMPYWAFGFHQCRWGYKNLSVVEGVVEGYRNAQIPLDVIWNDDDHMDAAKDFTLDPVNYPRPKLLAFLAKIHAQGMKYIVLIDPGIAVNNSYGVYQRGMARDIFIKLDGQPYLAQVWPGPVYFPDFLNPNGVSWWIDEVRRFHDLVPVDGLWIDMNEASNFCTGKCTIPKTHQCPIPDSKTPWVCCLDCKNLTNTRWDEPPYKINASGQTARLGFNTIATSATHYNGILEYNAHSLYGFSQAIATHKALQGLQGKRPFILTRSTFVGSGAYAAHWTGDNKGTWENLRYSISTMLNFGIFGMPMVGADICGFYPSPTEELCNRWIQLGAFYPFSRDHANFASPRQELYVWESVAKSARNALGMRYKLLPYLYTLNYQAHLTGAPVARPVFFSFPDFAPCYGLSTQFLLGASVMVSPVLEEGATSVSAVFPPGTWYNLFDTTRVVVSKGGAPVRLDAPLNEINVHVYQNTILPMQRGGVISRAARATPFTLVVAFPLGASQADAEGAVYVDDDERPEMALAEGQATYVRFRASVRGRAVTVRSEALMGSYSLREGLVIEKLTVLGLEGTGKDLAVQVDGADAAAVATSSPYFAAGGSAKLQGEEGEGVEDSKRSVSVEVGGLALPLGKSFTMTWNMQIEAS; encoded by the exons ATGCTGTCATTTTCCCATTCGCCCGTCCTCTCCTACCTCCTGTGGTGCCTTCTATTGCTGACCTTGGCAAGCAGCAATGGCGCGGTTGCCACAGCGAAGCCGCAGGTTGGGTCCGGCTACAAGCTGGTGTCCCTGGTTCAGCTGCCCAACGGGGGAGGCCTTGTGGGCTGCCTGCAGGTGAAGCAGCGCACCTCCACCTACGGCCCTGACATCCCTCGCCTCAGGCTCTTTGTCAA GCACGAGACGAGGGAAAGGGTGCGCGTGCAGATCACCGATGCAGATAAGCAGAGGTGGGAGGTCCCCTACAACCTGCTTCCGAGGGAGCCAGCCCCACCCGTGACCGGCGACAGGGTCACGGGCACCCCCTTCACCGCCGCCGAGTACCCCGGCGAGGAGCTGGTGTTCACCTATGGCCGCGACCCGTTTTGGTTCGCCGTGCACCGCCGGTCCACCCGGCAGCCACTGTTCAACACCAGCGCCGGCGCGCTGGTGTTCAAGGACCAGTACCTGGAGGTGTCCACGGCGCTCCCCAAGGACGCCGCGCTGTACGGGCTCGGCGAGAACACGCAGCCGGGGGGCATCCGGCTGCGGCCCAACGACCCCTACACCATCTACACCACGGACATCTCCGCCATCAACCTCAACACCGACCTCTACGGCTCGCACCCGGTGTACATGGACCTCCGGAGCCTGGGCGGCCGCGGCGTCGCGCACGCCGTGCTGCTGCTCAACAGCAACGGCATGGATGTGTTCTACAGGGGGACATCGCTGACGTACAAGGTCATCGGGGGTCTTCTCGACTTCTACTTCTTCGCCGGCCCGACGCCGTTGGCCGTCGTGGACCAATACACGTCGATGATCGGCCGTCCTGCGCCCATGCCGTACTGGGCCTTTG GGTTCCACCAATGTAGGTGGGGGTACAAGAACCTTTCAGTGGTTGAGGGTGTTGTGGAGGGCTACCGGAATGCCCAGATACCCCTCGACGTGATCTGGAATGATGACGACCACATGGATGCCGCCAAGGACTTCACACTCGACCCTGTAAACTACCCTCGGCCGAAGCTGCTAGCATTCCTTGCCAAAATCCACGCGCAGGGGATGAAGTACATTGTCCTTATCGACCCTGGCATCGCTGTGAACAACTCGTATGGTGTTTATCAGCGTGGCATGGCTCGCGACATCTTCATCAAGCTTGATGGGCAGCCATACCTTGCCCAGGTCTGGCCTGGCCCTGTCTACTTCCCGGACTTCCTCAACCCGAATGGTGTGTCGTGGTGGATTGATGAGGTGCGGAGGTTTCATGACCTTGTCCCGGTGGATGGCCTCTGGATCGACATGAACGAGGCATCCAACTTCTGCACGGGCAAGTGCACAATCCCGAAGACGCACCAGTGCCCAATTCCTGACTCGAAGACGCCGTGGGTGTGCTGCCTGGATTGCAAGAACCTCACAAACACCAGATGGGATGAGCCACCTTACAAGATCAATGCCTCGGGACAGACTGCTCGGCTCGGCTTCAACACCATTGCAACAAGTGCCACTCACTACAATGGCATCCTGGAGTATAATGCGCACAGCCTGTACGGTTTCTCGCAGGCCATTGCCACGCATAAGGCCCTGCAGGGGCTGCAGGGGAAGAGGCCGTTCATCCTGACGCGCTCCACTTTCGTCGGGTCAGGCGCGTACGCCGCGCACTGGACCGGCGACAACAAGGGCACATGGGAAAACCTCCGGTACTCCATCTCGACAATGCTCAACTTTGGCATCTTCGGCATGCCCATGGTTGGCGCGGACATCTGCGGCTTCTACCCGTCGCCGACGGAGGAGCTCTGCAACCGGTGGATCCAGCTCGGCGCCTTCTACCCGTTCTCCAGGGACCATGCCAACTTCGCGTCGCCGCGGCAGGAGCTCTACGTGTGGGAGTCCGTGGCGAAGTCGGCGCGGAACGCGCTCGGCATGCGTTACAAGCTGCTCCCGTACCTGTACACGCTCAACTACCAGGCGCACCTGACCGGCGCCCCCGTGGCGCGGCCGGTGTTCTTCTCCTTCCCCGATTTCGCGCCGTGCTACGGGCTGAGCACGCAGTTCCTGCTCGGCGCGAGCGTCATGGTGTCCCCGGTCCTGGAGGAGGGCGCCACCTCGGTGAGCGCCGTGTTCCCGCCGGGCACCTGGTACAACCTGTTCGACACGACGAGGGTGGTGGTGTCCAAGGGCGGCGCGCCGGTGAGGCTCGACGCGCCGCTGAACGAGATCAACGTGCACGTGTACCAGAACACGATCCTCCCCATGCAGCGCGGCGGGGTGATCTCCAGGGCCGCCCGCGCGACGCCGTTCACGCTGGTGGTGGCGTTCCCCTTGGGCGCCTCGCAGGCGGACGCGGAGGGCGCCGTGTACGTGGACGACGACGAGCGGCCGGAGATGGCGCTCGCGGAGGGGCAGGCGACGTACGTGCGGTTccgcgcgagcgtgcgcggcaGGGCCGTGACGGTGCGGTCGGAGGCGCTGATGGGGAGTTACAGCCTGCGCGAGGGCCTGGTGATCGAGAAGCTGACGGTGCTGGGGCTGGAGGGGACCGGCAAGGACCTCGCCGTCCAGGTCGACGgcgcggacgccgccgccgtcgcgacGTCGAGCCCGTACTTCGCGGCAGGTGGCAGCGCGAAGCtgcaaggggaggagggggaaggcGTCGAGGACAGCAAGAGGAGCGTCTCGGTGGAGGTCGGCGGGCTGGCGCTGCCGCTGGGGAAAAGCTTCACCATGACCTGGAACATGCAGATCGAAGCTTCCTAG